tgcctaagcctatgcctaagcgaaattcaaagcctaagcctgagccaaGGCCTAAGTATAAACATAATAAAAAtcttaataataataaaataaaaatcttaagcctaaaaaattatttatttggaCAATACGTTAAAATAAACCTGTCTCTCCTCGTGAAATCAGTCGAAATCCAAATTCATTCGCTTcccgccactttttttttccatttttcgttgcaaaattctcaaaactatcaaccaatttttctggtttttgaaagttatatTTGTAAGTCTTAGCACCTGGTCTTTTTAGTctttaattgataaaacatcatttttaataaatcgtTAAACTTTaagatattaaattttatttaggaAAATACTATTATAATAGagcttgatctacaaattattatttcaacaTTATAATTCTACACTTCTGTGCATAACGATTGTATTTTCTTTTCGGAGCATTTTCCTAATCGCTGCTCGATAGGGTTTGTGCACCATCATGATCGCAATGCTCTCGGCGAGCCCGTGAGTTGCAACACAAATTGCAGCCAAACTCATCCATTCTTGACGATAATATCCAGCCCACGATGCTAACAAAACGATCATGGCCGGAGCGATTATAACCAAAAGTGGTACCGAAGTCTGTGCCGTCACGCAGACTAAGAATATTTTCTGATCTCTTCGAGTATTTTGAGATAGTGTGCGTGGTGGCGCAATATAAAGGTAGTATACGAGACATGCGACATGAAATATAATGTTTCCAGATGTATGTGACATAACCAAGGCATAAACGAGAAAAATGTGGCTCGTCGTGCCCTCGAATACACAAACAGGGAATATGAAAAACTCTCGTGTAGGGCAAGGGTAAATAGCTAGAGCCCGTAATTTTCCAGCATCTGATTCCTCGGCAATCATTAGCATGCCTACGTAAGCCGCTATGAACGGAATGagaaaatatgtgaaataGGCGAAACGAGATGTTTTGCGATAAATTCGGAATCGATTTTCGGGTAAAGAACTGCTACGGCTTTCGAATAGGAAGACGTATGAACCGGCAACACCTGCAATGACGAAATTTTACTAGAAAAGGCTAAGCTCTTCAGTAACTTTCAGTAACTACCGTAAGAAGATGCGCCAAATATGGTGGTAAATGCGCACTCGGGAATTGTTAGGAAAACACTTACCAGCAAGCATTGATCCTCCTAGCACTGCCTGATAAACGAATGGTACGCCCAACCAGTTGAGCACACCAACACTCGCAAACGCCATTATCGGCTGGAAAAAGTATAAAGTAGAAAGTGAGCACATACAAATATCGAACAAAGCACAAAATAAGTGGTTTAGAAATAGTGGTAATTGCATTGGTTTCATTCTTGGCGGGGTCTTCGTGACAATAATGTAGAACGCTAGGATTTGAAAAGGCAATGAGATAAATTGAATAATGTGTATTGGATAGGCAACTGCTTGCCACGTAGCAAGAATGTTATAGGATATATTACATTTTGTGTAATTTGTCGCATAATACTGCTCCAATGCCGTCGACATAGTTTAGACGttaatggaaaattaataaatttttgcgAACAAACTACTGCAGGTGATTTTATTAGGggctgaaaaaaagcaaaaaaattcaagaaggTCTACTTTAGTACACTGATCTTTttgatcattcaaaaattctctttCCTGACAAGTTTTTTTATAGGCTCTGTTATCTTTTGTAAAGAGTCGTTCAGAAATATATACATAAAACAACGTTATTAATTGCatcgaaatattttaatccaaaaaaaaaactaatttaataaattttttgcaaaaaacttaGTACACATTTAAATATGAGCAAATTTTGCACgtgtattgaaaaaaatcatccaCTTTTTGAGCTACAAAAATGATACAAcgtattttttgtcaatttgacTAAATACGTGTTTgggcaattgccgtttggcaaatttttttgtcgaaaaatcggCACAAAAGGCCGGTTTGCCGATAagcaggaaattttcatttccggcaattttccgatttgccgatttgccggaaatgttgattttcagcACGTTGTCGATTTGCAGTTTGCCAAACATCTGCATCTCtaaagtttttagagggattttttataagacggatacacttaaaactgtgcctttttggaattttttcctgttattctgaaatatccaaaaaaagtgcaaaaccacagtttgccaaaaaattttcggtgaTTGCCGttcttccggcaaatcggcaatttgccggttgcCAACTTGCCAGAAGTTTTCAGTTCCgacaattcgccgatttgccggaaaaagtcgtttgccatttttttcaaacggtGTTGGCTTCTTCTAAATGACGTGGTTTTATggaattttcgttttaaagTCATTACTCTGAgttggataattttttttaaataccttgAAGCCGCAATTGTCtcacttttggaaaaaaaatcgatttttcttattcgattttgttagtttttccTAGATATTTCCAAATCTGACCAgacagtttttgattttttgatttcagggCACATAAAAGGTCTCATCAAAAAAACAGATTTGAGTGTGTGGGAGCAGCTATGTAAACATCATTGAAACAAGAATGTAGGAACTATGCATgg
This is a stretch of genomic DNA from Caenorhabditis elegans chromosome V. It encodes these proteins:
- the srh-111 gene encoding Serpentine Receptor, class T (Predicted); protein product: MSTALEQYYATNYTKCNISYNILATWQAVAYPIHIIQFISLPFQILAFYIIVTKTPPRMKPMQLPLFLNHLFCALFDICMCSLSTLYFFQPIMAFASVGVLNWLGVPFVYQAVLGGSMLAGVAGSYVFLFESRSSSLPENRFRIYRKTSRFAYFTYFLIPFIAAYVGMLMIAEESDAGKLRALAIYPCPTREFFIFPVCVFEGTTSHIFLVYALVMSHTSGNIIFHVACLVYYLYIAPPRTLSQNTRRDQKIFLVCVTAQTSVPLLVIIAPAMIVLLASWAGYYRQEWMSLAAICVATHGLAESIAIMMVHKPYRAAIRKMLRKENTIVMHRSVEL